The genomic DNA agtgttgaGTTCATCTTCAATTGAGAAGCGGTGAGAAAGGACAATTCTTACGAAAGAGTAGGATCATGCCGAGATGGCTCTAATTGTCAAAACAAAAATCATATTAGTCACttgtttattatttctttttaactttttttatttttctattcaaCTTTAAGCACCTCTATCATATTTCCTGAATTAAGTAATCGTTCTTATTAGGAGCCCTAACTGTTACAACTTGGCTAGGTTTTGAGAATAATTGCAGGCATAAGAAAAGCAAGAAAAGAGAGGAGCAAGAAGAAAACAAGAGAATAGGGATATACGTGATTATCTCAAACCTTTATTAGAAGAAACAAGTGCCACTCATTGACCTCTGTTCCCtttatttaattcattttcaattttctatgAATTTCTCAATGTGCATACTTTTGAGATGAATATACCACCTAGAAATTACAAGAGGAAAacatcaaaatttcaaaaagcaGAGTCACCTCCTCACATTatcatgtttattttttaaaattatcatagGAAAAAACCAtttaaaatgtcaaattgGCTCAGTTCTTTTTGGGGGTGAAGAAAACATGCTTCTGCTTGTCTGATTGAGACCAAAAAGAATCTGGTCATTGTTTGATACATATACGCACTAATCTTgatttcatcatcatcaagaCTCTCAAACCTTAAAGGCTTGGatgcctttttatttttttatttttttccctttttggtGCGTGAACTGGTGTGGTTTTAGTCTTCGTAAGAGGATAAGCTTTGGATCACTATTACATTATGAttatacaataataatatttatctgTCTGAAATTATTGAtgctttgctcttttttttttttttgggtaaattgttttgcttcttttttagATTTTACATGTCTTGCATAACTTGTTGACGGAACATTAAAATAAGGCTCCATTTGGGTAATGGCAAAAGTATTCAATATATGGTGTAAAATTTCCACTCAGCCATTAGGGTTATCACAAACTTAAAAGTTCGAGCTAGTAGGTTGTAATACATGATCTCTTATAATTTCATGgtaatctatatttatttttccgtGTGAGATTTAACTCTCAAAATATAGCCTTGCGATAACACTGAATAGTAATCGTTATATGCTTAAGGTGCCTTTGTATACAGTCAACATATGTTAAGTCATTTATTCATCTAATCTCTGACCTTAATACCCAATAATGTGATTTGTCAAAGGAGATTTCGTACAACACAGTCTTATATATCTTGCTGACTTTGGAAAACGGCttcaattttctctatttGCCGATTATTCCACAATGGAAATTCTTAGGACCAACTATTGGAAATTCAGCCGCCTGCCCTTGTATGAAATGTTTTTGTACTAAAAAAACAATATTTCGTACAAGTACAAAATGTTATTTGAAGTTACGTACAATCGACTGAATTCGGAGAATAATATTTTGTGCAAAGTAAGAAACGTTATTATCCGAGTATGAAAACATTTCGTACTAAACAGCGACTGAATATTCAATCGTTGGAACGAAGAATTGTCCCATTCCATAAAACATGTTGCCATGCGTTCTTTGTTGAGCGTAAGGTATTGTGGTTACATACCAAAAAATCCAAGCTAGATATTtcttcctaaaaaaaaaaggaagggaaaaagaccgaaaaaTATTAAGCTAAAAGACCAAGAAACGAAGTGTCACAAGCTTTCTTAAGTGGCACGTAATGTGAATATTATAAGGTCCCTGTTGTTATCAGCAAATGTACTTTGAGAATTAGTGcatgaaaacaaaagaagtGTCAACCCTAATTGTATagcatttactttttatgtctctatatattataatttttgatAATCAGTAAGTACAAACCTGTAATTTAATTTGTGAATCCCAAGAAATTGACTTTCAGATTTATCGATTGCAATCCAGAGCATAGTCTTCACtaacaataaattaaattcGATGATCTGGTTTAGTAAATTAATCTCACTATGATGCATAACAACTACACTATCTATTATGTCATCAAGTGgcagtttttcttttctttttttccgtcAGATGAATTTTCCCCATTAATTAACATGAGGATTTGACGAATAAACagatattattttcttctctccctaaatatatgtaaatgAATAATCATTCGAATTGCATATCGTCACATCAAAACATGAACTCAGAAACTAGAACGGTGTGCTAGACTGTTAATCCCGTTCAGCTTGAGGCAATGGCTATTCTTTTTGCCCATCGAGCAGAAGCAGTAGATACAATCATGTCCTGATGATTCGAACCCGGGTTGTTTACGCTAGGAACTTGAGCTCCTTACAATTTGTagcaaaaatgcatgaataAGCGAGAGCTAGTTTCTCAACGTGTTCTTCAATGTGAGGAAAATCACGATGTTATTAATACATATTAATCCCAGATAATATTCGTTGTTTGCctgaaattaaaaaggaaaatttattcAGACTTTTCATaccctttctttttccattcctCATACTTTTTTTCAGTGTATATATTGATATCTGGAAATCCAATGAGTtctgactaattcaattcaaactGAATTAACTCTATAAAAGGTAAAATTCTCACaattaaagatttttttttttcatttataagactcaaatttgaaactttatttaaacaaaataaatagtGAACTGCTTGAACTATCTGTAGGTGGTTAaccataataataatgattctACAGTTTGGGTTAGATCCAGGATTTTTTCGCTGAATATGGGTTAGATCAAGTTAATAAACCGACTGGCTGGCCCTTTGTGTTGGTGACAAGTGTCAAGGCATAGGCATTGCATTGACTTTCACCAAAAAAGTCTTTCTCGTGCGTTAGGTCTAGAGAGAGAAGCAAACAGTTTATAGATGGAAATTAGTaacgataaataaataaataaataaaaattgaacaaaataatattaatttgatgGCGTCATGGAATTTGACTTGGTGGGATTTTCTTGGAAGAAAGTTGGTTTGGTGATGCAAATTGTTCTCTCTCCATCTACTACTAGTTGACTCCCTTCCTCACTtcgttaattaattatttgattttctaattatcccaaaaaaaaattattcctgcattcttcttttccatgccGGAATATTATAAGgtagaaaataataaacataaatattaaACTACATAATCTGAATCTTCTCGGAAAATAACACTTGCTTAAAACTCAAGTGCATCAAACTTTTATGGCAAGGTTACCCATAATATCGATAGTTATACATAATGAACAATGAACTTGTGAATATTTGTGATCGTAAATATAATTATCTTATACCACCAAGGTTTGATTACACAGTTTGGGTCAATTGTCTTAAAATTCGAATTGCTTCTCGTGCAACCACAATTTTCCTAAGGTAAGAGTTATGCCCGATGTTACAGGGAGGTCCATTCGAATATGGAGAAATTCAAGTAAGCTAAACAATCCTGCTCACCACTAGTGCCTTCTTGAACTGTGCCTTGTGAGGGTACTTATGTCagcggggggggggggggggacaaGATGTCCCTTCAACATTTGATGAAAGTATAAGCAAAATCAAAATCGATGTAGTAATGAGTCAATGCcaaagtttcttttttttaatcttttttttcctaacaTAAGTAGGTTTAAACATGACATGGACATGCTTAAACCTCGTTTTAGAAGGTAGATTTGATCCGAGCTAATTTTTATAACGTGACGACTCGTGATTCGTTAGCTATAGCTCTCTCACAGTTAATGATCAGGAAAATGTGTCCTTTATCAGGGTACTCAAATTGTGTGGAGCCAACCTTTGACCCAACGAACGAAGCAACTCGCCCGGTAAGTCTTCGGTTCGTTATGAGTCCATGTATGAGCAGTCACATCCCAGGCTTAGCTTGCATCAATGGAGAGCCCTCTTAATAATATGCACTTtgcagaggaggaagaagaagaaagtcaAGTgaggattttgaaaattggaCTCCACACATGGGCAGATGAACCAATTCTCGGTTCAGTAGAAATGGAACCCACCATCATCACCCACCAAGAATCTCTTCCTAGGTACACCTGTAATTTAAAACGCctcgaaaaaattaaaaaggaattCTACCATCTAGAACTTCTAGTTCCGACAATCCGCTCCGAAATGGATTTTCAGGTACATAATCTCGTACAAGAATTCGCATTGAGATGCACATTCTTGCAGTTCAGATGGTGTTTCCCAAGCTTATATCTCAGCTCATCCTTACCAATGATGTCATTTACAAATTGGCAGTATCAATGCGAGTATCTGTAATGTACTTCACTTTTTACGCATTCCGACAAGATCTAACAGGGGGAAAACCGAGAGTCCGAGACAGAATGAGGTACATTCGCTAGAATCCTGTCAAATGAGCTGGAGAGTAGACAGCATGTACAAGTATCAAAATGGACTGGGGCTTGTACTAAGCCAAAGCTTTGGCCATAGCTGAGCGCTGGGAAAGCTGCTGCTCGTAGAGCTCCCGGAAGATCCGGTACTTGGCATCGTGGTACTTCTTCACCTTTGGGTCTTTCGATGGATGTATAACCTGTTCCCGTTTTATTCAACCAATTCCATAAGGCATTAAGCATAACAAACAGTAAAACACCAAGACCATGGACATATGAAAGACGCAGCTTTGCCACACGGGGGAGAGATCAAGAAATGTCAAATGTGTGTACTACTAATAACCTAGCAGGATTTGGTGAATTGTACATAAGTCGTCATTAATTTTCATCACATTTTGCAAGGAATGTCTATGGTGAGTCGAGGTTCATCCCAGTAGATCTAAGATAagttcatttattttaaagtTTTTGCTCCAGATAATATGCCCTGAGTCGAGTCACCATAATTTATAGTTGCTTAAGTAGGATAATTCTAGAATATTCCGAACTATCTGGACCCACAAATGAAGGAGAAGAATACATAAAAGAAGAATCAATATCAAAATTAATGAACTCTTGTCGATACCTGTCCTGGTGCACTCAGTGCCTTCATGGCCTCATTCAAACTAGGATACTTTTTCGCTGCAACTGCCCCGAGAATAGCAGCACCTAAAAGGACAGATTCACTTTCTCTTGGAAGAATAATGGGGCAACCTGCAtgacaaatggaaaatctcTTGGGGTTACTACAACAGCTTGCCAAGGAATGCAGATGTTGATCAGGAGTGCCATTATGAAACCAGAGAAAATACCGATGATATCTGCATGCTGTTGAAGAAACAATGAATTCTTAGCAAGTCCTCCACATGCAAGGAGCGTGTCAATCTGGAGGAAAAAAGAGAATCAGTGGGATATATGCTGAAATTCAGAAACAGTAACATACACGTACAAAGAGTAAATAATATAACCCTGCATAGAGTGAATCGTGGTCACTGAAATTAAATCCCATAAGAGAAGTAATATCTGACCATTGAACACtacaagaaaaatcagagGTCATTCTCTGGGATGTACAAGCAAATATATAACTGTAAGCCCGGCGGTATGCCTAATTTCCCACAAGAGAAGTATCTATTAAATTGAACACAAAGAATTATACGGATGAGAAGGTATTTTTTTATCACCTTATGACCGTGGGCATTGCAATGTTCCACAATGTGGCGTGTACCATAAGCAATACCCTGAACAGTAGCGAGGTATAAAAGAGCTAACTGTTTCTCACTGGAGTCGAGAGACAACCCAAAAATTACTCCCTTTGCTTTTGGATCAGCAAGTGGAGACCTGTGACAACAAGCCCTCATTTCTTCATTTCTGAATGAAACATTTTGAGCTACGTAACATAAGCAAATCAACCTGTCAACTGTAACCAATGCACCTGTTTCCATGAAAGTCGGGTAGGACATGTATATCTTGAGTCAAAGCAGCGAGAAATGGGGAATTGTGGTCTTGAACCATTGCTTCTAACATCTTGTTCAGTAGTTCAAACAATGAAATTTCTGTATATGAAAAGATTATAATGCAAGTTAGTGTAAGATGAAAAGGATTGGTTCTTTGGGATGGATATGAGCATGAAAAGTATCAAAGACGGTTTAGAAATTACTCTGTGAAGCAGCACGATTTGCAAGGATAGAAGAAGCAACATGATTTTCGATTACATAGTCTAGTAGTGCACCGGTAGCACTCTGCCCACCCTCTGTGAGCCAGTATTCTGGGACCATCgctgaagaaagaaagagagaaagaaagaaagagatgtGAATTAATAATGGAAGAATCTCCAGTATTTTGATAGAAAAATTgcagcaaaataaataaaaaataaaaaaatccccaataatttgttttccttctggtgggaaaaagaaaaaagaaaaagtatgaggaTTTTGACATGCAGATTTTTCTTGGACAAGTACTCACACTGCAGGCACCTCAACTAGAAATGACTCCAAGAGTGTCATTACTGGAGTTATTTTCTTCACATAGTTAttaaaggtttttttttttttggtggatcGGTTTATAAAGGTGTTAGATAAACTGATGTAGGAGAGAACTCAATATGTAATCCACCTGATATGTTAGGCCAAAAGGCTACCGATTATATTAAAGAGATCATCTATAGACTTCCAGTCTGTAGTTCACTGTTGCTTCGGCACATTACATCCGCAACACCAGGGATGATTTATGTTTTTCTAGTCAGTGAACTGTCCATGCATGATGAAGCCTATGAGAATTATACCTGACCAAAAAGGTCCCCAAACGCCAGGAATGAACAGCTTGCTCTGGGATACAGCCATATGGCAAGTAGAAGTACCGCAGACTAGCACCATTCGGCGGCAAATAGCGTCCTTGTCATGCTCTGGTAACATAAAAAGTTGAGTTAAGACTTATTTACGGCCAAGAATCACGTCTTTCCATAGTTTGAAACAAGAATACCTTTAGCCTCGGTATCTGACTTTGGAACACTTTCTATAACCCCAATACCTCCGGCATGAGCATCAATCAATGAAGTTCCTACAGGAGTCCCTGCCACCAGGCCTAGTTCCTAAATATTGAGTTAAACTGCTTAGAAAATGATGCACTGTTAGTACATTAGATATATCCTAGAGATAAAACGTGCTTcccatagcctatatatatatgttaggataactgccttttgattata from Punica granatum isolate Tunisia-2019 chromosome 2, ASM765513v2, whole genome shotgun sequence includes the following:
- the LOC116197653 gene encoding FGGY carbohydrate kinase domain-containing protein gives rise to the protein MTGKGISWSDSQPLLRHQLISPTYSSGSPTSLVSIEMSAMATAAPHRSVFLGVDVGTGSARAGLFDENGKLLGSSSSPIQIWKERDCVEQSSTDIWHAVCAAVRTACNLANVEGKEVSGIGFAATCSLVAVDADGSPVTVSWSGDSRRNVIVWMDHRAVKQAEKINSSNSPVLQYCGGAVSPEMEPPKLLWVKENLQESWSMVFRWMDLSDWFLTATGDDTRSLCTTVCKWTYLGHAHMQRVHEKESRDMEACGWDDEFWEEIGLVDLVDGHHAKIGRSVAFPGHPLGSGLTPTAAKELGLVAGTPVGTSLIDAHAGGIGVIESVPKSDTEAKEHDKDAICRRMVLVCGTSTCHMAVSQSKLFIPGVWGPFWSAMVPEYWLTEGGQSATGALLDYVIENHVASSILANRAASQKISLFELLNKMLEAMVQDHNSPFLAALTQDIHVLPDFHGNRSPLADPKAKGVIFGLSLDSSEKQLALLYLATVQGIAYGTRHIVEHCNAHGHKIDTLLACGGLAKNSLFLQQHADIIGCPIILPRESESVLLGAAILGAVAAKKYPSLNEAMKALSAPGQVIHPSKDPKVKKYHDAKYRIFRELYEQQLSQRSAMAKALA